The following are from one region of the Paenibacillus sp. JZ16 genome:
- a CDS encoding phosphotransferase — translation MSNLTLINNNVQKLVQETVKKFIDPKAEVLSIESKAINMGLQAVELMRHSVLIKILNETSKLSLVSKHATRIERLVLTRLYSQKASVPFSLSYGSEVDERSLICLQDVDYQTDYKTINIRLLQKSEPSVLSHIHISNFGQKKELSWLPEVDSSHIEKMLYERWKPQWHAAKGNEQFRATFGEYIPLVEDVANTISEDIQYVIKDESSQTLIHNDLNPGNVLVHNNTDVIFIDWEEARYGSLFLDIPLRCGTSEQIEEYRGLLAANTMEFSDNHFNQMYAIASRYLGLRYMSWNLGAWTNNSHAKDDLRKYLDMVVGTSLN, via the coding sequence GTGAGTAACTTGACGTTAATAAATAATAATGTCCAAAAATTGGTACAAGAGACTGTGAAGAAATTTATAGATCCTAAAGCAGAAGTTTTAAGCATTGAAAGCAAGGCGATTAATATGGGATTACAAGCAGTTGAGTTAATGCGACATAGTGTACTAATAAAAATACTTAACGAAACCTCAAAGTTGTCTCTTGTTTCAAAACATGCTACCAGGATAGAACGGCTGGTACTAACAAGGCTTTACTCACAAAAAGCAAGTGTGCCTTTTTCTCTGTCATATGGCTCTGAAGTAGATGAAAGGTCTCTTATTTGTTTACAGGATGTTGATTATCAAACGGATTATAAAACTATAAATATTAGGTTGCTTCAGAAAAGTGAACCGAGTGTACTATCACATATTCACATCTCTAACTTTGGTCAAAAAAAAGAACTTTCATGGTTACCTGAGGTAGACAGCTCCCATATTGAAAAGATGTTATACGAGCGGTGGAAACCCCAATGGCATGCAGCTAAGGGGAACGAACAGTTTAGAGCAACCTTCGGAGAATACATACCTTTAGTAGAAGATGTGGCAAATACGATTTCCGAGGATATACAATACGTAATAAAAGATGAGAGCAGTCAAACATTAATTCATAACGACCTTAATCCAGGAAACGTGTTAGTCCATAACAATACGGATGTAATTTTTATTGATTGGGAAGAAGCTAGGTATGGCTCTTTATTTCTAGACATTCCTCTTCGCTGCGGTACCTCGGAACAAATTGAGGAATATAGGGGGTTACTGGCTGCTAATACTATGGAGTTTTCAGATAATCATTTCAATCAAATGTATGCAATCGCCTCTCGCTACCTAGGACTTAGATATATGAGTTGGAATTTAGGAGCTTGGACTAATAATTCACACGCCAAAGATGACTTAAGGAAATACTTGGACATGGTGGTGGGAACTTCGCTAAACTAA
- a CDS encoding Lrp/AsnC family transcriptional regulator, whose amino-acid sequence MDQIDKNILFHMENQARLSMTELGKLVGLSQPAVTERVKRLEESGVIEEYRTVINPKKIGKQSTSYLLFRTRECNAFLDFCRSSPEVVECYRVSGEHNYLLKVMTDSIADLEAFGDQCDKFGTYTTLIAMSSPIAHKNLIEGTNLLI is encoded by the coding sequence GTGGATCAGATCGATAAAAACATCCTGTTTCATATGGAAAACCAAGCCAGATTGTCCATGACCGAATTGGGAAAGTTGGTGGGACTATCACAGCCAGCCGTCACGGAACGAGTGAAGCGACTGGAAGAAAGCGGGGTGATTGAAGAGTATCGTACCGTTATAAATCCCAAAAAAATAGGAAAACAAAGTACATCCTATCTACTTTTTCGGACCAGAGAATGCAATGCTTTCCTTGATTTCTGCCGTTCTTCCCCCGAAGTTGTGGAATGTTATCGCGTAAGCGGGGAACATAACTATTTATTAAAAGTCATGACAGACTCCATCGCGGACCTAGAAGCGTTTGGAGATCAGTGTGACAAATTCGGAACCTACACTACACTTATCGCGATGTCTTCGCCTATTGCGCATAAAAACCTGATTGAAGGAACCAACCTCCTCATCTGA
- a CDS encoding MFS transporter → MYSATNDTDVKKESLPWAGLLALAMAGFICILTESLPAGLLPQIASDLGVTQALAGQLVTLYAVGSLLAAIPLTTATREWRRKPLLLLCIIGFLVFNTVTALSSVYAITLIARFCAGVAAGVLWGMTAGYARRMVPESLKGKAMAVAMVGTPLALALGVPIGTFFGTYAGWRLIFGTVSILTLALIAWVLWNMPDYEGEPAQHQLPLHKIFFIPGIRPILFVVLAWVLAHNILYTYISPFLADTALAHRVDLILLLFGVTSVIGTWIIGLLIDRYMRILVLSSIAIFALASAAMEIWINQPVVIIFGVIAWGMTFGGAATLLQTAIAHAGGQSADIAQSMLVTAWNLGIGAGGIVGAILLDWIGARFLPGSLVLLLLITLIIAWTAQNHGFPRSR, encoded by the coding sequence ATGTATTCTGCCACAAATGACACCGATGTCAAAAAAGAAAGTCTTCCATGGGCAGGTCTACTGGCGTTAGCTATGGCAGGATTTATCTGCATACTTACGGAAAGTCTGCCTGCTGGGCTACTACCCCAGATTGCGAGTGATCTTGGCGTAACGCAGGCGCTGGCCGGACAACTGGTTACGTTATATGCAGTGGGCTCCCTGCTGGCTGCCATTCCGCTGACCACGGCGACACGAGAGTGGAGACGCAAACCGCTTTTGCTGCTATGTATCATAGGTTTTCTGGTATTTAACACGGTGACTGCCTTATCTTCGGTGTATGCTATAACGCTAATCGCACGTTTCTGTGCAGGAGTAGCAGCGGGGGTGTTGTGGGGAATGACTGCAGGTTATGCACGCCGCATGGTGCCTGAGTCGTTAAAAGGAAAAGCCATGGCCGTCGCTATGGTAGGCACACCTTTGGCATTGGCGCTCGGGGTTCCGATAGGAACATTTTTCGGAACGTATGCAGGCTGGCGCCTGATCTTTGGAACAGTATCCATATTGACGCTAGCCCTCATTGCATGGGTGCTCTGGAATATGCCGGATTATGAAGGAGAGCCCGCTCAGCATCAACTCCCATTGCATAAAATCTTTTTCATACCTGGAATTCGGCCCATTTTGTTTGTGGTTCTCGCCTGGGTGCTAGCTCACAATATTTTGTATACCTACATTTCCCCTTTTCTGGCCGACACGGCACTGGCCCATAGAGTCGATCTGATTCTGCTATTATTCGGTGTGACTTCAGTAATCGGCACTTGGATCATTGGGTTGCTGATTGATCGTTATATGAGAATACTGGTTTTATCAAGCATTGCGATATTTGCCCTTGCCTCAGCGGCAATGGAAATCTGGATAAATCAGCCGGTCGTCATCATCTTCGGTGTCATCGCATGGGGAATGACCTTTGGCGGAGCAGCCACATTACTACAGACAGCCATTGCACATGCAGGTGGCCAAAGTGCGGATATCGCTCAATCCATGCTAGTAACGGCGTGGAATCTCGGAATCGGTGCAGGAGGAATTGTTGGGGCTATCCTGCTTGATTGGATCGGGGCCAGATTCCTACCAGGTTCATTGGTTCTCTTGTTGCTAATTACCCTTATTATAGCTTGGACCGCCCAAAATCACGGATTTCCTAGATCTCGCTAA
- a CDS encoding DUF6366 family protein gives MSKDYETPERTRERLRQEELENNPFGHMNPGNSRARYSIVDLGWKGTLVLTIVIIVGLIVVQYFY, from the coding sequence ATGAGCAAAGATTATGAAACTCCTGAAAGAACAAGAGAAAGACTAAGACAAGAAGAATTGGAAAATAATCCATTTGGTCATATGAATCCCGGAAATAGTAGGGCTCGGTATAGTATAGTCGATTTAGGTTGGAAAGGCACTTTAGTATTAACTATTGTTATTATTGTCGGTCTTATAGTTGTTCAATATTTTTATTAA
- a CDS encoding NIPSNAP family protein — MSIYRRKSYKIDSKRIDEFNHLFNEFLLPTQLKYGASLVGRWMTEEIEGAIEVFAIWEYKSLEEYQNIENQVKGDEEHVKRVRNQHEELRIRGENLLKEAPKEDFLLSTVPRNKTILSNFS; from the coding sequence TTGAGTATATATCGAAGGAAGTCATACAAAATAGATTCAAAAAGAATAGATGAATTTAATCATTTATTTAATGAATTTCTTTTACCTACACAACTCAAATATGGGGCAAGTTTAGTTGGTCGGTGGATGACGGAAGAAATCGAAGGTGCTATTGAAGTCTTTGCGATTTGGGAATATAAGAGCCTTGAGGAATATCAAAATATAGAAAACCAGGTTAAAGGTGATGAAGAGCATGTTAAACGCGTACGGAATCAACACGAGGAACTAAGAATACGTGGAGAAAATCTCTTAAAAGAAGCACCTAAAGAAGACTTTTTATTGAGTACAGTACCTAGGAATAAAACGATACTATCCAATTTTTCATAA
- a CDS encoding SDR family oxidoreductase, producing MGKILITGATGNLGSRTLNLLLKKVPANQAAVLVRDPQSEKIERFVKEGVEAHQGDYFDYNSLLRAFNGVDKVMLISAQAFTDRNTQHFNVIAAAKEAGVKQVIYTSIIRKENSNLILPEVTMSDLFAEQTLRASGLDYTILRNPPYLETLHMYFGDALKAGVRVPEGSGKVAAASLDDLAAANVAVLTQHGYENKTYTLSGSEGSSFADIAEALSEISEMNIPYESVSEKEYIDSMVANGLPVFMTDFLLGWVRGVNTGEFSETSGDLESLIGRKPMTYKEFFKHQFSKVED from the coding sequence ATGGGTAAAATACTTATTACTGGAGCAACGGGTAATCTTGGCAGCAGGACGCTAAACCTTCTTCTTAAAAAGGTTCCGGCAAATCAGGCCGCTGTATTGGTACGTGATCCGCAATCTGAAAAAATCGAAAGGTTTGTTAAAGAAGGTGTGGAGGCCCATCAGGGCGACTATTTCGATTATAACTCCCTTCTGCGAGCTTTTAATGGTGTTGACAAAGTCATGCTTATCTCCGCGCAAGCATTTACCGACCGTAATACGCAACATTTCAATGTCATCGCAGCTGCAAAGGAGGCTGGTGTTAAACAAGTGATCTACACGTCGATCATTCGAAAAGAAAATTCAAATCTTATTTTGCCCGAAGTAACGATGTCAGACTTATTTGCTGAACAAACGCTTAGAGCATCCGGATTAGACTATACCATTCTGCGGAATCCACCGTACCTTGAAACCTTGCATATGTATTTCGGAGATGCGCTTAAAGCCGGCGTGCGAGTACCAGAGGGTTCCGGCAAAGTTGCCGCTGCATCTCTGGATGACTTGGCGGCAGCTAACGTAGCCGTTCTCACTCAACACGGGTACGAAAATAAGACATACACTCTAAGTGGCAGCGAGGGGAGCTCTTTTGCAGACATCGCTGAAGCCCTCTCGGAGATTAGTGAGATGAATATCCCTTATGAGTCAGTTAGCGAAAAAGAATATATAGACTCTATGGTAGCAAATGGCTTGCCTGTTTTCATGACTGATTTTTTATTAGGCTGGGTGCGAGGAGTCAACACTGGAGAATTTTCGGAGACATCCGGGGATCTTGAAAGTCTAATTGGCCGAAAACCAATGACATATAAGGAATTCTTTAAACATCAGTTTTCTAAAGTTGAAGATTGA
- a CDS encoding NADPH-dependent F420 reductase, which translates to MKFGFIGAGTVAQTLAKHLLLHGHEVILSNSRGPETLSDLVSSLGAGAKSGTPSEAAEQDFVILCVTWAQMPAALSMVPDWTGRVLIDATNRFENTEPLLGEWSGKNSSEIVAQYAPGAHVIKAFNSVPMEWIKDYTEEKPKTVLFMSGDDIQVKQVLKEIWEKIGFACIDLGSLSQGGLLQQIGGPLAGLNLNLLDQYTVR; encoded by the coding sequence ATGAAATTTGGCTTTATTGGTGCTGGAACAGTTGCTCAAACGCTGGCGAAACATCTATTGCTTCACGGTCATGAAGTTATTCTCAGTAATAGTCGTGGTCCCGAAACGCTCTCAGATCTGGTAAGCTCGCTTGGTGCTGGCGCAAAATCCGGAACACCGTCAGAAGCAGCTGAGCAGGACTTTGTAATATTATGCGTGACGTGGGCGCAAATGCCTGCTGCTTTGTCAATGGTTCCTGACTGGACAGGCCGTGTTCTTATTGATGCTACCAACCGTTTTGAAAATACGGAACCTCTACTTGGCGAATGGTCAGGAAAGAATTCAAGTGAAATCGTAGCCCAATATGCTCCGGGTGCTCATGTAATTAAAGCTTTTAACAGTGTTCCGATGGAATGGATTAAGGATTACACGGAAGAGAAGCCGAAGACTGTCCTGTTCATGTCCGGTGACGACATCCAGGTAAAACAAGTCTTGAAAGAAATTTGGGAGAAGATTGGCTTTGCCTGTATTGATCTTGGATCCTTGAGCCAGGGCGGTCTGCTGCAGCAAATAGGAGGACCTCTCGCCGGATTGAATTTAAATCTGCTGGATCAATACACTGTACGATAA
- a CDS encoding winged helix-turn-helix transcriptional regulator — MKTFYCDLEITLNVIGGKWKPLILYYLIKGPKRTGELRRLIPTISQKMLVQSLRELESANLIIRKMYNQVPPKVEYSISEMGMSLEPTLRALCDWGQNYAEKNLSKDEYRRLNVE; from the coding sequence TTGAAAACTTTTTATTGTGATCTGGAAATCACTTTAAATGTCATTGGCGGGAAGTGGAAGCCTCTTATTCTGTATTATTTAATAAAAGGTCCTAAACGGACCGGTGAATTGAGAAGGCTCATACCCACAATATCTCAGAAAATGTTAGTCCAGTCGTTGCGGGAGTTGGAGAGTGCTAATTTGATTATAAGAAAAATGTACAATCAGGTACCACCAAAAGTGGAATATTCAATATCAGAAATGGGTATGTCACTTGAACCCACTTTGCGAGCTCTTTGTGATTGGGGCCAAAATTATGCAGAGAAGAACTTGAGTAAGGATGAATATCGGAGATTAAATGTAGAATAG
- a CDS encoding bifunctional helix-turn-helix transcriptional regulator/GNAT family N-acetyltransferase, with protein sequence MSDATIIQTIRRFNRFYTNVLGLLDQHLLHSDFSLSEARVLYEIQNTEHCTAKMLIDKLSIDAGYLSRILKRFDKLGLTYRVQSDKDGRSYYHYLSDQGREMLHKLDALSDEQIRRLIEGLPEHRKGLIAKSMTAIESSLSTEEDRGLGVVIRTELRSGDVGVLIHLHGWVYAEECGYNHGFEGYVCKTFHEFFQHYDREKDRFWLAEADGHIVGAIAIVGHTPDKAQLRWFILHPDFRGRGLGKTLLNEAVKYCREKGYRNVFLETTEDQENAIRMYENVGFRKTGERPNEAWGVSHVEQVFELHLP encoded by the coding sequence ATGTCAGATGCAACCATCATTCAGACGATCCGGCGCTTTAACCGTTTTTATACGAATGTGCTCGGACTCCTCGATCAACATCTGTTGCACAGCGATTTTTCTCTCTCCGAGGCTAGGGTGCTTTACGAAATTCAGAATACGGAGCATTGCACAGCCAAAATGCTGATCGACAAGCTGAGCATCGATGCCGGATATTTAAGCCGCATCTTAAAGCGATTCGATAAGCTTGGGCTGACCTACCGCGTTCAATCCGATAAAGACGGCAGATCCTACTATCATTACCTGTCCGATCAGGGCCGTGAAATGCTGCACAAGCTCGATGCGCTATCCGACGAGCAAATCCGCCGGTTAATCGAGGGACTACCGGAGCACAGAAAGGGGCTGATTGCGAAGAGCATGACGGCCATTGAAAGCTCCCTCTCCACCGAAGAGGATCGCGGTCTGGGCGTGGTCATCCGCACCGAGCTGCGGTCGGGGGACGTTGGCGTCCTGATCCATCTGCACGGCTGGGTGTACGCGGAGGAGTGCGGTTATAATCATGGATTTGAGGGCTATGTTTGCAAGACCTTTCATGAGTTCTTCCAACATTATGACCGGGAGAAGGATCGGTTCTGGCTGGCGGAGGCGGACGGCCACATCGTCGGCGCTATCGCCATTGTCGGGCATACGCCGGACAAAGCACAGCTCAGATGGTTCATCCTGCACCCCGATTTCAGGGGAAGGGGACTTGGCAAGACGTTATTGAACGAGGCCGTCAAGTATTGCCGGGAAAAGGGCTACCGGAACGTGTTCCTGGAAACGACCGAGGATCAGGAAAATGCGATTCGGATGTACGAGAACGTCGGTTTCCGCAAGACCGGCGAGCGTCCGAACGAAGCGTGGGGCGTAAGCCACGTCGAGCAGGTTTTCGAGCTTCACTTGCCATAA
- a CDS encoding alanine--tRNA ligase: MVKMTPDELRKSYIDFMKGIGASQVPSSSLLPENDSSTLFTGSGMQPMVPYLLGEKHPIGNEIANIQKCLRTVDIDEVGDTSHLTFFEMIGRWEFKANENNYKKKQIDAIWNWHIIELGIDPGRLYISAFIGSDDLNIQKDTEAIQIWSEKFKSVGIEPIIEDDPYQYGASRGGRIFLYDEKENWWSRAGSPLDMPVGEPGGPDSEMFYDLEPGGDSLDHPASESERFLEIGNNVFMCYKKEGTGFVKMQNPNMDYGGGLERVATALNGDKDIYNTAFFLNPKKKLMELSGKQYTDDLKSFRIILDHVRAATFLINDGAEPANSDAGYITRRLLRRAIRAGKKIGIQGSFVGELSEVYIDEATAYEDLIGNKKKVIETVNKEENLFYRTLQQGEFEIQKHLKNKGKVTGADAFYFYETYGFPLELTEEFLTENGYSMEDKASYIEAAKKHAEKSRTASVGKFKGGLAEHSTETTALHTVSHLLLAGLREVLGDHVHQQGSNITSERIRFDFNHDEKLTPEQIAAVEKYVNDAISSKAITYISEMPKTEAKESNVVGNFWDKYPDIVKVYTIKDNEGKVWSREVCGGPHVEDTTNIGKFSIKKEQSSAAGVRRIKGVINKNAEQ, encoded by the coding sequence ATGGTGAAAATGACACCAGATGAGTTAAGAAAATCATATATTGATTTTATGAAAGGAATAGGGGCTAGCCAAGTGCCCTCTTCTAGCTTGTTGCCAGAAAATGATTCCTCAACGTTGTTTACAGGAAGTGGAATGCAACCTATGGTTCCATATTTATTGGGGGAAAAGCATCCGATAGGTAATGAGATTGCTAATATTCAGAAGTGTTTAAGGACAGTGGATATTGATGAAGTAGGAGATACGTCGCATCTGACATTTTTTGAAATGATAGGTCGATGGGAGTTTAAAGCAAATGAAAATAACTATAAGAAAAAGCAAATCGATGCCATTTGGAATTGGCATATTATCGAATTAGGAATTGATCCTGGCAGGCTGTATATCAGTGCTTTTATAGGAAGTGATGATTTGAATATACAGAAAGATACGGAAGCCATTCAAATCTGGTCAGAAAAATTTAAATCAGTTGGTATAGAACCTATCATTGAAGATGATCCCTATCAATATGGAGCATCTAGAGGTGGAAGAATATTCTTATACGATGAAAAAGAAAATTGGTGGAGTCGAGCCGGAAGTCCATTGGATATGCCTGTTGGTGAACCGGGTGGGCCTGATAGTGAAATGTTTTATGATCTTGAACCAGGCGGTGATTCACTGGATCATCCTGCTTCTGAAAGCGAGAGGTTTTTAGAGATTGGGAACAACGTATTTATGTGTTACAAAAAAGAAGGCACAGGATTTGTAAAAATGCAAAATCCCAATATGGATTATGGAGGCGGATTAGAAAGGGTTGCAACAGCCCTTAATGGTGACAAGGATATTTATAATACGGCTTTCTTCCTTAATCCCAAGAAAAAATTGATGGAGTTAAGTGGTAAACAATATACTGACGATTTAAAGTCGTTTAGAATCATACTTGATCATGTGAGAGCGGCTACTTTTCTAATTAATGATGGTGCGGAGCCAGCTAATAGTGATGCAGGGTATATAACAAGAAGGTTATTAAGAAGGGCGATTCGTGCAGGTAAAAAAATAGGTATACAAGGAAGTTTTGTGGGTGAGTTGTCTGAAGTTTATATAGATGAAGCAACAGCTTATGAAGATTTGATCGGTAATAAAAAGAAAGTTATCGAAACAGTAAATAAGGAAGAAAATCTTTTCTATAGAACTTTACAGCAAGGAGAATTTGAAATACAAAAACATCTTAAGAATAAGGGTAAAGTTACAGGTGCAGATGCCTTTTATTTTTACGAAACATATGGGTTTCCCTTGGAGTTGACGGAAGAGTTTCTAACTGAAAATGGATATAGCATGGAGGACAAGGCGTCTTATATAGAGGCGGCAAAGAAACATGCTGAAAAGAGCAGAACTGCTTCTGTGGGTAAATTTAAAGGTGGATTAGCTGAACATTCAACAGAAACAACAGCGCTGCACACGGTATCTCATTTATTACTTGCTGGTTTAAGGGAAGTTTTAGGTGATCATGTTCATCAACAAGGAAGTAATATTACCTCAGAGCGAATACGGTTTGACTTCAACCATGATGAAAAACTTACGCCAGAGCAAATAGCTGCGGTGGAGAAGTATGTGAATGATGCGATTTCGTCAAAAGCAATTACCTATATTTCAGAGATGCCTAAAACTGAAGCAAAAGAAAGTAATGTTGTAGGGAATTTTTGGGATAAATATCCGGATATCGTTAAGGTGTATACAATCAAAGATAATGAAGGGAAAGTTTGGAGTCGAGAAGTATGTGGAGGACCTCATGTAGAGGATACAACAAACATAGGAAAGTTCAGTATTAAAAAAGAACAATCTTCTGCTGCTGGAGTTAGAAGGATTAAAGGAGTAATTAATAAAAACGCTGAACAATAG
- a CDS encoding TetR/AcrR family transcriptional regulator produces MADKKTDHRVRYTKMVVKESLLKLLTERSINKVTVTDICREAGINRNTFYTHYANQFELLSTIGNDLYEDIKQVGMSSSNPQKLSYELCKYIKANQTICKVLFSEHGDKELLERILYISHDLTIERWKQELKDFDPQLFESWYTFTAHGSIAIIKKWVSSGLKESPNKIAAFIDKATESVSKAFYSEEL; encoded by the coding sequence ATGGCAGACAAAAAAACAGATCACAGAGTGAGATATACAAAGATGGTTGTAAAAGAAAGCCTGCTGAAGCTTTTGACAGAACGGTCTATCAATAAAGTGACAGTGACCGACATTTGCAGAGAAGCAGGGATTAATCGCAACACCTTTTATACACACTATGCGAATCAGTTTGAGCTTCTTTCAACGATTGGAAATGATCTTTACGAAGACATTAAGCAAGTTGGGATGAGTTCTTCAAACCCTCAAAAGCTATCTTATGAATTATGTAAGTATATAAAAGCGAATCAAACGATATGTAAGGTTCTGTTCTCAGAGCATGGCGATAAAGAATTACTAGAACGAATCCTTTATATCAGTCACGATTTAACTATTGAGCGATGGAAGCAGGAATTAAAAGATTTTGATCCACAATTATTTGAGTCCTGGTATACGTTCACCGCTCATGGCAGTATAGCTATTATTAAAAAGTGGGTGAGTAGTGGTCTGAAGGAAAGCCCCAATAAAATTGCAGCTTTTATTGATAAAGCTACGGAATCCGTATCTAAAGCTTTTTATTCTGAAGAATTGTAG
- a CDS encoding carotenoid biosynthesis protein — protein sequence MGDITVVPVWIIQDIIVLIAAVLMVFYILDKETHPKTVLLQFIGFVFFYAAVFEITASSLGEGFYAYGRSILMLFNIPITVPIIEFLIIYSTLRVLKSVTIPSWTKPFITGLSAMVFDFSLDPVAVKQIFQTTDGLMARWTYYPLAGEPQIYGEPVMNFTGWIYIAGYWTVFILIGEWWHKKKGYSQSIGYIYPFLAAIASLACMFSPLSNFFNYMGPFFARTSNMQWVMLIALSVITAGVLALAFIKFWDRKAIYSITPKKDFPIMFTFLGFPLVNTIFCLIGGYTEVLWLVVLAQILLMLAWIGINIMGKKARPITK from the coding sequence GTGGGTGATATAACTGTGGTGCCTGTATGGATAATTCAAGATATTATAGTCTTAATTGCTGCTGTTCTAATGGTTTTCTATATCCTTGATAAGGAAACACATCCCAAAACGGTTCTACTGCAATTTATAGGTTTTGTGTTTTTTTACGCAGCTGTTTTTGAAATTACTGCTTCATCGCTTGGGGAAGGTTTTTACGCCTATGGGCGGAGTATTTTAATGTTATTTAATATACCGATTACTGTCCCTATTATTGAGTTTCTGATCATTTATTCCACTTTGCGTGTTCTAAAATCTGTAACTATACCGTCCTGGACTAAACCATTTATTACGGGATTAAGCGCTATGGTGTTTGACTTTTCATTGGACCCGGTGGCCGTTAAACAGATATTTCAGACTACGGATGGACTCATGGCAAGATGGACTTATTATCCGCTAGCCGGTGAACCTCAAATCTATGGGGAACCCGTGATGAATTTTACAGGATGGATTTATATAGCGGGATATTGGACAGTCTTTATACTAATTGGTGAATGGTGGCACAAAAAGAAAGGCTACAGTCAATCAATTGGTTATATCTATCCGTTTCTGGCGGCAATTGCGTCATTGGCTTGCATGTTCTCACCTTTATCTAACTTCTTTAATTATATGGGGCCGTTCTTCGCCAGAACCTCTAATATGCAATGGGTGATGTTGATTGCACTTTCTGTAATTACAGCAGGAGTTTTAGCATTAGCTTTTATAAAGTTCTGGGACCGGAAGGCTATTTATTCAATCACTCCCAAAAAAGATTTTCCTATCATGTTTACTTTCTTGGGGTTCCCCCTGGTGAATACTATATTTTGCCTTATAGGAGGTTACACAGAAGTATTGTGGCTGGTCGTTCTGGCTCAGATCTTATTAATGTTAGCCTGGATCGGAATTAATATTATGGGTAAAAAAGCAAGACCAATCACGAAATAA
- a CDS encoding putative holin-like toxin, producing the protein MLWVKKQDQSRNNHKPKHGGKDALSLIFLLGIFILALLAYIEKIDRPP; encoded by the coding sequence ATATTATGGGTAAAAAAGCAAGACCAATCACGAAATAACCATAAGCCCAAGCATGGAGGCAAAGACGCACTTTCATTAATATTCTTGTTAGGCATTTTTATTTTGGCGCTTCTTGCTTACATTGAAAAAATAGACCGCCCTCCATAA
- a CDS encoding ABC transporter ATP-binding protein, giving the protein MITVENLQKSYKADRGLRNHTQKHVLTDVSFHLNDGDCLGIVGESGSGKSTLSRILLGLETSDGGTIRIDGVPHKKWLKQNKGKFSVVFQDYRTSVNPNWTLRQIIEEPLYMLRSGKNAHADHEAIIAELMERVELPLDYLKKYPHELSGGQLQRVCIARALTTRPRYLVLDEAISSLDVSVQSQILSLLKELQREFQLTYLFIAHDLQAVAYLCNRLAFLRDGVIIEELDCNHFMCAKSEYVKSLVSSILPFQSRFNRTSGHNVT; this is encoded by the coding sequence ATGATTACGGTGGAGAATCTTCAGAAAAGCTATAAGGCTGACCGTGGGCTGCGGAATCACACCCAAAAGCATGTACTGACCGACGTCAGCTTTCATTTGAACGATGGAGACTGTCTGGGCATTGTAGGGGAGAGCGGCAGCGGTAAAAGCACGTTATCCCGGATCCTACTTGGATTAGAAACCAGTGATGGCGGGACCATTCGGATAGATGGCGTGCCACATAAAAAGTGGCTTAAGCAAAACAAAGGGAAATTCAGTGTCGTGTTCCAGGATTATCGCACCTCTGTCAACCCGAACTGGACCTTGCGGCAAATTATCGAGGAACCACTCTATATGCTACGAAGCGGCAAAAACGCTCATGCCGACCATGAAGCGATTATTGCAGAGCTGATGGAGCGGGTAGAGTTGCCCCTTGACTATCTAAAGAAGTATCCGCATGAGCTAAGCGGTGGACAGTTGCAACGTGTATGCATAGCGCGTGCCTTGACCACACGGCCGCGCTATCTTGTTTTGGATGAAGCCATTAGCTCGCTCGACGTTTCTGTGCAATCTCAAATTTTATCTCTCTTAAAGGAGCTCCAGAGGGAGTTTCAATTAACATATTTATTCATAGCGCATGATCTGCAAGCCGTAGCCTATTTATGTAATCGCTTAGCCTTTCTGAGGGATGGGGTCATTATTGAAGAGCTTGATTGCAACCACTTTATGTGTGCGAAGAGCGAATATGTAAAGTCACTGGTGAGCTCGATCCTTCCCTTTCAATCGAGGTTCAACCGGACGAGTGGTCACAATGTTACTTAA